The DNA sequence GGAGCTTACGTACTCTTCTCATCCGAGGGATCCTGTTCTTGTCCCAGTCCTTGCCTAGCACGTGTATGAAGAAAAACCTAATTGAAGAAATGTAGGTGTTGATAGTTCCGGCGGATAGCCCTTTCTTCTGCTTGAGGTACAAGATGTATTCTTGAACATCTCTTGTCACGGCTTCGTCCGGGCTCTTGTCCCTTGCCTGCAAGAACTCGTTGAATGCGATTACCCGGCGAGCATATGACTCTCGAGAGGACGCTGGCGTTCCCTTTAACTCAAAGTATAACTCGAGCTCCTTACTGATGTTAAACATACAAACCCCTCCTAAAACGTAATGCCGCCCCGGTCATTACGCTTAGGAGGATCTCTCGACTTACAGTTGACGTGGCAGAAGGGCGACAGTTGTGGTATGATCATCATGCGAAAAGGCTCCCCTTTGTATTGTTTTGTTTGGCGATTAAACAATACCACAAAAGGGGTTGCCTTTTCGTTTTATTCTTTTAAGTTAAGCTATCGCGACAGCGATTTCGTTCTTCCTTGTACACCAAGCCCAATGATGACCCTCGCTTGTCTACCAAAACACCTCGTGGCTCAAAAGCTTGGAGAAAGGTTTATGCCAGGCGCACTACCGCCGAACGTGCTATTGAGCGCATTCTGGTGGGTTATGATATTGAGCACTTACGTTTCCGAGCAGAGAAGCGTTGGTTCTTTGTAGCTTCTCTGGCCGCGATAAACATGCACCTAGGGAATTTGCGTTCCCTTTGACGCTCAGGTGGCTGCGCTCAAACAACCGCTCTTTACCAAATTGGGGCTAACTCAAGCGGCTACAATAGTAGTTCCTCAGCACCTCTTTGCGCGGTCTAGACCCTGTCGGTCTCATCTTGCCACCTACCCACGCACTGGACCACCTGGCGGTGGCGGAGGTGGGTCGACCAGAGGGATAATCACTGCTGCCTGTGTCCCCGCTTCACCGTAAATGTAGTGGTGACCAAGTGAATTCTTACTTACAGTGGCACACAACACTATGACGAGCAGACCCACAAAGGCGACTAATTTCTTCATACGAATCACACTCCTTGTTCACTCTGTCTAGATTATACCGTTAGTAAGCGTTTTGCGTTGCTAGCTTTTTTCTCAACCAACCGCTGTGTTCAACAAAGGGAACAGGGGCAACGCCGTGGTTTTTCGGGCATGCTAGCCACTAGACATCCATAATATGACATCTGGGCCTGTATAAGGGCGTAGTCATCCCTTGGCGCTGATGCTAGGTTTTTGATTCGATTAGACCAGCAACTCTACGCTGCCTTCACTAGGCTCCGCATTTTATCGTGCTGATTTGCTCTTATTCGTCCTACGGCCATTGCCAGCATTACGGCCAGCGCTAGCGTGCACCGCATTGTCATTTTTCGCAACCCACGGATAAAGTGCTTCTCAAAGCCATAGCCCTCATCCAGACGGCTGTTCACCCTTTCAACCGCAGTGCGCTTCTTGTAGTAAGTCTCCCATTTGTAGCTAGAACGGGCTAGCGGGGTGAAAATACGCCGGTTTTCCGCTAGGGGAATGCGCACCCCTCCGCGCTTGCTACACTGTCCTTCCCCTTTGCAGGAAATGCCGTAATGCATGGCAGGACAACGGTATTTCAGTGTCTCGCGATCCTTCTCAAACCCACCAAACGCCATCTCTAATCGTCTGCCAGTCGCCGGGCAATAACAATAGACCGTGCCCTTGTAGTCGTAAACGACGTTCCCCTTATCACCTAGAAGCCGCGTATCTTCGCCGTCCCGCCACATATTGCGGATGTCAATAACTGGCTTAACGCGATGCTCATCCCAAAGCTTTGTCAGGAGGTCAGTGTCATCGTATCCTTTGTCCGCTGTTAAGACTTCACAGCGCCTTATGATCTCCGGCTGTTGGTTTGCTAGCCTGTCAATTACCTT is a window from the Bacillota bacterium genome containing:
- a CDS encoding phage integrase N-terminal SAM-like domain-containing protein; translation: MFNISKELELYFELKGTPASSRESYARRVIAFNEFLQARDKSPDEAVTRDVQEYILYLKQKKGLSAGTINTYISSIRFFFIHVLGKDWDKNRIPRMRRVRKL